The window ATCAATTGGTTCACGAGGAAGAATTATTCAATTCTAAAGGTTTTCAAAAAACTTATATCTTCAACCATAGCAGATCAAATTCTAAAATTGAATTCTTTGTAAAATCAGACAATGGATTCTCGAAACTATTAGCGACAAAATAATAGATTAAATTCAAAAAAAGAGGCGTTTTCTTACCGAAAACGCCTCTTTTGTTTATTTGAAATATTTCAAGTTGATCACTTCCTTTTCGGTAAGGAATCTGTATTTTCCTCTTGGAAGATCTTTTTTGTCAAGACCAGCATAAGTAACACGGTCTAGTGCAATCACTTCATATCCAAAATGTGCAAAAATTCTTCTTACAATTCTATTTCTCCCAACATGAATTTCTAAACCTAAAATAGTTTTGTCTTTTGAAAGCACTTGCATATCATCCACTTTCACATCGCCATCTTCCAATGCAAAGCCTTCAAGAATTGTCTCTTCATCAGCTTTGGTCAGCGGCTTATCCAAAGTTACTTGGTAAATCTTCTTAATTTCATTGGAAGGATGCGAGAGCTTAGCAGCCAATTCCCCATCATTGGTAAATAGCAATAACCCTGTAGTATTTCTATCCAATCTACCAACAGGAAATATGCGCTCTTTACAAGCATTGCCTACGAGCTCCATCACGGTCTTTCTTTCCATTGGGTCATCAGTTGTAGTGATGAAATCCTTTGGCTTGTTCAAGAGCAAATAAACTGGCTTTTCAGGATTGATATTTTTCCCCTTGTAAGTGACCACATCAGCTCTTTGAACTTTATAGCCCATTTCCATGATCGTTTCTCCATTCACTCTGATATCTCCATTTTGGATTAAAGTATCAGCTTCTCTTCTTGAACAGATTCCAGAATTAGAAATATATTTATTCAATCTAATTTCGTCATCATCCTGATTTTTATTGAGTTTTTTCTCAATTCTATCAAAATTATATTCAGGTCTGGGTTCAGCTGGAGCTTCATGAAACTTAGATTTCTGAGACTTTTTTCTAGCAGCCAATTTCTTATCAACATCAGACTTCTTCACCGTTTCAAAAACAGGCCTTTCATCTTTTCCTCTCCCTTTATAAACTGTCTTAAATTCACCTGAATTTAATTTAGGGCCCGAGGTTTTAGATCTTGAACTAGTTTTCCCATAGGATGGATTATTTCTCCCTTCTTGTGGTTTTGGAGTATATTTCTTTTTTGGATAACCTTCTAAGCTGAATTCATCCTTTTTGGCTGAACTTGACTTGGCAGCATCTTCTTTTGATTTTCTTATGGGAGAAAATTTCTTTTCGTAAGGTCCATCTGATTTTTTAAAACTTGATTTAGATCCTCTTTCAGTTTTAAAATCATCTTTTGATCTGGATTTCTTAAAGTCTGAATCCTTTGAAAAATCTTTTTCTCTGTCACTTCTACCTTCTTTGTTGTAAGGCTTACTTGGTTTAGAATCTCTATTAGACCCTTGATTTCTATTATTATCTTTTTTCATTTTTCATGCAACATCTCTGCTGTATTTTTTAGTAAGTCCACTTTAATTGAAAAGAATCTAAGCTCCTGAATTTAAAGGGGCTGCAAAGATAAGGATTATTTCTGATAAAAAGCTTTGATTGCTGCCCTGACAGACCCATGTTTCAAAAGAAGATTTTTGGACTCTTCTTCTTTCAACCCAGTTGCTTCGGCTATCATCCTTGTACCCCTTTTGACAAGTTTTTCATTAGACAATTGCATATCAACCATCTTATTCCCTTTCACACGACCAAGCTTAATCATTACCGATGTTGAAATCATGTTCAGCACCAATTTTTGAGCTGTTCCTGCTTTCATCCGAGTACTTCCTGTGACAAACTCTGGACCTACAATCACTTCAATTGGAAAGTCAACTTCATGAGCTAATGGTGTATCGGCATTGCAAGTAATACATGCAGTCAACAAGTTTATTCCTTTGGCTTGTTTTACTCCACCAATGACATAAGGGGTGGTTCCAGAGGCGGCAATACCAATCACGATATCACTGGCATGAAATCCATACGCACAAATGTCTTTCCAAGCTTGATTTTGATCATCTTCAGCATTTTCTACTGCCTTTCTAATGGCTTTATCACCACCAGCTATAATCCCAATCACGCGATCATAAGACACTCCAAAGGTAGGAGGACACTCTGAAGCATCCAAAATCCCAAGTCTTCCACTTGTCCCAGCTCCAATATAAAAAAGTCTTCCTCCTTGCTCCATCCTTGGGACGATTTGCTCTACAAGAGCAATAATCAAAGGTAGAGCTTTCTCTACCGCAACAGCAACTTTATGATCTTCTTGATTAATATTCATCAATAAAGTGGCAATATCTAATTTCTCGAGATTGTTATATAGAGAATTACTTTCTGTGGTGTTCATTTTTCTTGTGATAAAGTGTGAGGCCTGCAATTGGGCTTTCTAGAATTAAATTAACGTGAACCCCTAGATCAAAAGCAGCATTTCTTAAAATATCACTGTTATGAAAAGCGATTGAACCAACAAAATTCACTTGCTTATTTTGGTAATCATCAAACTTCATTACATATTTTCTGAAAAAATCTTGAAAGGCATTCAAGTACAGCAAATAACAATATGGATCAGCCTTGTTTTCTGTTAGAAATTTACAAAAAGATGCCATGTACCTCCCAGGAAAAGGATTCTTATAAACTTCATGAATGATCAGGTCATAGCTAAGACCCAATTGATCCAATGCTTTTTGATAAATTGAATCAGGCAGTTCATTATAAAGAAAATCCTGCAAAAATTTTTTCCCTATACTAGATCCTCCACCGAAATCTCCCAAAATATATCCTGGTGCAGGCATGGACCTTATGATTTCTTTACCATCATAATCACAACTATTGGAACCTGTTCCAAGAATACAAGCAATTCCAGCCTCATGGCCACATGTGGCTTTAGCTGCGGCAAGCATATCATGTTCAATGATTATTTCTGCTTTAGTAAAAATAGAAGATAGTGCTAAACTTACTTGAGTTTTCTTCGCATCGTTAGAACAACCTGCTCCATAATAAAAAATCTGATCGACTTGATTTGAAGAACTTAAAAGAAAATCCTCTTGGAGCAATTTGATCATTTCTTCTTTTGATTGGTAAGT is drawn from Belliella baltica DSM 15883 and contains these coding sequences:
- a CDS encoding pseudouridine synthase, with the protein product MKKDNNRNQGSNRDSKPSKPYNKEGRSDREKDFSKDSDFKKSRSKDDFKTERGSKSSFKKSDGPYEKKFSPIRKSKEDAAKSSSAKKDEFSLEGYPKKKYTPKPQEGRNNPSYGKTSSRSKTSGPKLNSGEFKTVYKGRGKDERPVFETVKKSDVDKKLAARKKSQKSKFHEAPAEPRPEYNFDRIEKKLNKNQDDDEIRLNKYISNSGICSRREADTLIQNGDIRVNGETIMEMGYKVQRADVVTYKGKNINPEKPVYLLLNKPKDFITTTDDPMERKTVMELVGNACKERIFPVGRLDRNTTGLLLFTNDGELAAKLSHPSNEIKKIYQVTLDKPLTKADEETILEGFALEDGDVKVDDMQVLSKDKTILGLEIHVGRNRIVRRIFAHFGYEVIALDRVTYAGLDKKDLPRGKYRFLTEKEVINLKYFK
- the murQ gene encoding N-acetylmuramic acid 6-phosphate etherase → MNTTESNSLYNNLEKLDIATLLMNINQEDHKVAVAVEKALPLIIALVEQIVPRMEQGGRLFYIGAGTSGRLGILDASECPPTFGVSYDRVIGIIAGGDKAIRKAVENAEDDQNQAWKDICAYGFHASDIVIGIAASGTTPYVIGGVKQAKGINLLTACITCNADTPLAHEVDFPIEVIVGPEFVTGSTRMKAGTAQKLVLNMISTSVMIKLGRVKGNKMVDMQLSNEKLVKRGTRMIAEATGLKEEESKNLLLKHGSVRAAIKAFYQK